A window of Ignicoccus hospitalis KIN4/I contains these coding sequences:
- a CDS encoding PHP domain-containing protein — MRALKADLHVHTTYSDGLDPVEVVLEAALEKGLDVIAITDHNTFKGSLAASKVIKEKGLDLVLVYGNEVRASYLGKLMDVLVLCPEYPGEGWPRDALTLYDWAEKRGCLYVPAHPFDSRRYGCGELLYDLEVHAIEVWNARAPRSLNEEALRAAELLGKPGIANSDAHEAEQVALAHSVLEAEPTPEGVLEAILKGRVRVVKGSVSTMGYLKYVKRKLLNKRRRY; from the coding sequence TTGCGCGCTCTAAAGGCAGACCTCCACGTGCATACCACCTACAGCGACGGCCTGGACCCGGTCGAGGTAGTCTTGGAGGCCGCACTGGAAAAGGGACTTGACGTAATAGCCATAACCGATCACAACACTTTTAAGGGCAGCTTGGCGGCCTCCAAGGTTATAAAGGAAAAAGGGTTGGACTTGGTGCTCGTGTACGGAAACGAGGTGAGGGCAAGCTACTTGGGAAAGTTAATGGACGTGCTCGTCCTCTGCCCGGAGTACCCGGGGGAGGGGTGGCCGAGGGACGCCTTGACCCTTTACGACTGGGCGGAGAAGAGGGGCTGCCTTTACGTCCCGGCCCACCCCTTCGACTCCCGGAGGTACGGCTGCGGGGAGCTGCTCTACGACTTGGAGGTCCACGCGATAGAGGTCTGGAACGCCAGAGCTCCTAGGTCGTTGAACGAAGAAGCCTTGAGGGCCGCGGAGCTCCTCGGCAAGCCCGGGATAGCTAACAGCGACGCCCACGAGGCCGAACAAGTCGCCTTGGCGCACAGCGTCCTAGAGGCCGAGCCCACCCCCGAAGGGGTCTTGGAGGCCATCTTGAAGGGGAGGGTTAGGGTGGTGAAGGGGAGCGTATCTACCATGGGCTACTTGAAGTACGTAAAGAGGAAGCTCTTAAACAAGAGGAGGCGTTACTGA